The proteins below are encoded in one region of Terriglobia bacterium:
- a CDS encoding lysophospholipase → MRRVLFCASLIFLLSTSGLFSQETNKFRIRIRSALTGTEEYEITRTTDGYHLTGKSHLEREGWSMDATHEQTLAPDLTLIRYKMLAGGNQVIEAWREAENIQMRVSAGGQQAAKSVPFTSSMIVLDNMVTAHFQVLLNSLAGKPSTTNTWTFTFLVPQAQAAISGKISRGGEEPASLNGKPVRAQKYTVEFANLIEEFWAGATTNELMRVYVPVQDVELVREGFSMAPKAEPKDSIPATFVERAIEFPSGSLKFPATLCLPAKLTVRVPMVVLVHGSGPNDRDETIGPNKPFRDLAHGLAASGIGTLRYDKRTLAFKGQLDPKTLTVEEETIADAVAALQFVRTLAEADSGHVFVLGHSQGAMFAPVIADRAQTQGAILMAAAERPLDQVIPEQLAFQLKLGGRSQGEIDAEIVELKKSFARIRSGEAKDDELVFFARASYWRDFFSRDPQASLKNTTVPVLILQGGKDIQVLKVDYDLAQQAVAAKPPEMREAHFFPNLNHLFLPVEGQSTGAEYGVAARIPQEVIDTIATWIKKRSAPLLAAQRDQRVDPSCPPCGQISGKHCHHRDHQHGD, encoded by the coding sequence ATGCGTCGCGTACTGTTCTGCGCATCACTGATATTTCTGCTGTCAACCAGCGGCTTGTTTTCGCAGGAGACGAACAAGTTCCGCATTCGTATCCGTTCGGCACTGACCGGTACGGAAGAATATGAGATCACCAGAACCACCGACGGCTATCACCTCACGGGCAAGTCCCACCTGGAGAGAGAAGGCTGGTCTATGGACGCTACCCACGAGCAGACGTTGGCGCCCGATCTGACGCTGATTCGCTATAAAATGCTGGCCGGAGGCAACCAGGTGATTGAAGCGTGGCGGGAGGCGGAAAATATCCAGATGAGAGTCAGCGCCGGCGGTCAGCAGGCGGCAAAATCTGTCCCCTTCACGTCCTCGATGATCGTGCTCGACAATATGGTCACGGCCCATTTCCAGGTGCTCTTGAATAGCCTGGCTGGGAAGCCCTCGACCACAAATACCTGGACATTTACATTTCTGGTCCCGCAGGCGCAGGCCGCGATTTCAGGCAAGATTTCCCGAGGCGGCGAGGAGCCGGCCAGCTTGAACGGCAAACCCGTCCGGGCACAGAAGTACACGGTGGAATTCGCCAACCTCATCGAGGAATTCTGGGCCGGCGCCACAACGAATGAGTTGATGCGGGTCTACGTGCCCGTTCAGGATGTCGAGTTGGTGCGCGAAGGTTTTTCGATGGCGCCAAAGGCCGAGCCGAAGGATTCAATCCCGGCGACTTTCGTGGAGCGCGCCATTGAATTCCCGAGCGGTTCGCTGAAGTTTCCGGCCACACTCTGTCTGCCGGCGAAGTTGACTGTTAGAGTGCCCATGGTTGTCCTCGTGCATGGTTCCGGACCGAACGATCGGGACGAAACCATTGGTCCCAACAAGCCATTCCGCGATCTCGCGCATGGTCTGGCGGCCTCCGGCATCGGCACATTGCGCTACGACAAGCGGACGCTCGCGTTCAAGGGGCAGCTTGATCCCAAGACATTGACAGTGGAAGAAGAGACTATCGCGGATGCTGTCGCGGCGCTGCAGTTTGTGCGCACGCTGGCCGAAGCCGATTCCGGGCATGTCTTCGTGCTGGGACACAGCCAGGGTGCCATGTTTGCCCCCGTCATTGCCGATCGGGCGCAGACGCAAGGCGCCATCCTGATGGCTGCGGCGGAACGTCCTCTCGATCAGGTGATTCCGGAGCAGCTCGCGTTCCAGCTCAAGCTCGGCGGCAGATCACAAGGGGAGATTGACGCCGAAATTGTTGAACTGAAGAAATCCTTTGCCCGCATCCGTTCCGGCGAAGCGAAGGATGATGAATTGGTATTTTTCGCCCGTGCATCCTACTGGCGTGACTTTTTCAGCCGTGATCCGCAGGCTTCGCTGAAAAACACGACAGTGCCGGTTCTGATACTCCAGGGCGGCAAGGATATCCAGGTTCTCAAGGTCGACTATGATCTGGCACAACAGGCGGTGGCAGCGAAGCCGCCGGAAATGCGAGAGGCGCACTTCTTTCCGAACCTCAATCACCTCTTCCTTCCTGTAGAGGGTCAATCCACGGGCGCAGAATATGGAGTTGCCGCGCGTATCCCGCAGGAAGTCATCGATACCATTGCGACCTGGATCAAGAAACGATCCGCTCCTTTACTCGCAGCGCAGCGCGATCAGCGGGTCGACCCGAGCTGCCCGCCTTGCGGGCAGATATCCGGCAAGCATTGCCACCACCGCGATCACCAGCACGGAGATTGA